The Phlebotomus papatasi isolate M1 chromosome 3, Ppap_2.1, whole genome shotgun sequence genomic sequence TCTCGTTTTAATTTAAGGGTATAAAATGACacttatatttttgtaaataaaatattaaaaaaaggagtcttcgaaatattcaaaattggattagggtaaagtggtacaagttggacagcgatacaagttggacaatggtacaatttggacagggatttttgtcttgataaatttagtaattcatttttatttgcatatttttaatgctttagttttataatttggttccttgtgcttaaaaacaagttttgtactgtatttatcaagaaaaaagccatgtccaacttgtaccggcgaattgtccaacttgtaacactaattccaaattatacactttaccctacagcCTTAGAGTGGATTGGACCTTGGTCTAAAGTCTTCATCagtataaaaaaacaaaaatgaagtacATTCTAAACAATTAGTAAGATGAAACCCATAAAAAccgaataaaataatattttgaaatctatttttaattaaagaaaattatttatgaaattataatttcaatatttcttggctttttttttaacatatctTTTACTTAACTTGATTTCGATCTTGGTCCTAAAGTTACTGttattcttcaaaaattgtGTCAGCAATAGATTGAGATTTCAGCttatgaaaaaaagttaatttcaatttgtttttatacCCTAAATCTAGGCAAAAgcgttcttttttttatgtcgCCGATTACAGCCCCGACTCTATAAACggaatgaatttttcattatagGACATTAGAAGACATTTAAACGATTGATAATCCCCTagaatgaatttcttaaaaacgGTTCCTCAAAACCGAAAGCGAGGTACTGTGGTGTGGTCGTAAATATATCAGAACGATCAGAACGCATGTGAAAAtcgcatgtttttttttgcatttttaaattaagataTCTCTAAAACAGGAATTGTTAACTAATAAGGACTTTTATAAActacattttatattaatgTAACTTTCGCGTCAGAAATCATAGACACTGGACTTTTCATTAAATCTTTTGAGAATGAGAGGGTCTTAAGTTTGGGGTCAgagaaactatttttttcctgtcTTTAGACTTTTTAGAGTGACAAAGCATAACTTTATAATACATGttacccaattgtccttaaagggttaaatggaaATCGATTACTCAATCAAATAGAGGAAATACTTTACatataaaatcatttaaagtccaatttaaaaaaaatacagtgaaaCGAGATTAATCTTAAAATAtgcttaataaaaatattaaggcATCCTTGAAAACCTGAAGGATAGCTTAGTGTATGGCAGGACGGACAGCTTCGGTTGGACTGCAGCCTCGCAATACAAATGATTTTGAAAGTAACTCACTTTACCGGACCGTAATATATCCAACGAACCGGTGccagccaaaaacccgaaagccaaaatcctgaaagggatgaagttatatggaggaaaatgtttagaataatttcccaagacacggaagatttccctttgccttcagcaagcgcgggcgcaatcatgggagtagctatgacacttttaatccttttaataattcgggattttggctttcgggattttggcctattcgggattttggctttcggaattttgaccgggacccccaacgaataaattctagaattctTGATCAAAAATAGTTCAGTAAATCGGGCTTACGCAAAGATATCCTAGATTTCGGCATCCTTAGAATTTGGTAAGTATCTACAAGAATCAGAttcttaaaatacttcaaaaagtAGTTTGTTTTTAGAATATCCATATTTCAGGTAGATTAGCAACGAACCGGCCAGATTTGATATTAGCGTGTATACTAAATCGCACCATCACAATAGCTGTGACAATGAAACAATTGGAGAGAAAGGGGAGCAATTGATTGTCGTGGACAATTCTGCACAGAGTATGAGGAACTCAATTGGGTTGTGCAAGAGTTCTTCCTGTAGATCATTGTATTGCTCTGGCGAACGGTAATCTCTTAATCTAATTCCTAATCCCACTTTGATAGGCCCGATCGACCCGATAGACCCAAAATCTCTCCAGGTCTTCtagatttgatttaaaaataggaaaacaaGAGAAATccactaaaataataaaaagtccAATTAACATTTTCACAATTACACCTCATTGAACACGTGTTTAATTGTATTTGCTCCCCAAAATGTGTCTGTATTGGATAATTGAGAGGCGAAAGTCTTGGTCGTTTTGCCcccatctctctctctctcactcactctcatctTTCTCCCCGGAGCGAGAGACGTGTAAAATACGAGCACGACGGACAGAAGAGGAGCCTcaagaataaataaaagtatGTTGTGAATcgtgaaaatctaaaattagaaacatctttttttctttaagtatTTCAAGCAAATAGCCGCgatttacacgaaaaattcTCAAAGCATCCACTGAAACGATACAAAGTAATAGAATATGCCTTCcaacctcttttttttcatctttcttTTGCCACCTCCTCGCCCCATCGTGGACTTCTTGTGGGCAAAATATGCTTACGGGAGACGGCGGATGTTTATAGACTTTGGAAATTCTATATTAACTCCCGCAAACTACCGCTCACACCGTCAGGATTATACCAAGCACATTTACCTGAATACACTTAAAATAATCTGCCCACCCAGAACACTTCAAAAGAGATTTCTTCCTCTATTTTTGCCAGGAGAAAATTTTCGATTGCATTTTTTGACACTTTCACACGCCACACACAATTCACTGGGGGGCCCCACTTTGCAGAAGGTGGCCACAGAACCCCATTCGCGAcgcaaaaatcactcaaatacACATAGTACTCGATGGTAGCACGAAGcttcaattgattttattgcaCAGACACACTTAATTCATGATAAATTGGgggaaattttacaaaattatgcCAATCGAGGCTTCTTCAACCATATTAAAAACACCCGGCTGAAGTTACTGCCAAAACTGACAGCACTACTAAGATTCAAAATGGctgtttgggaaaaattgttgTAAAAAAATTCTGGAAACGCTGGTACACGAATAGGCTCTTTTTGAATTCATCTTGATAACGTTTTGAGGTgtaataaattgtaataaaaaaggCAAAAGAAATGTCTTGaggaatttattaattttcattggaaattttgtaAAGACTATTAATCTCAGTCATCATAGTAGGTAATTTGGAAAAATCTGTTTCTTCTTCTGATCTAGTGttcgttgtgatttttttctgattttttttttcattgagtgAGTAGTAAAGTAATACCGTGAAATTCAGAGATGTCAGTTAGAAGATCGTACGAACAGGAATCAATCAAGATAATGGACAGATAAGTCTAGTCTAGACAATCTTATTGTACATTACATGCAAATGCGATTTGGAATTGAAGTTGAGAGATGTTATTCAGtaatttcgatttaaatttctgagatataaattggaaatttttacgATATTGCGGTTCCACTCTAATGGTGAAGTTTTAAACtatcatctgaaagtgctcattcaGACGAAAGTTCAGACAGAAATGTaagtaaaaatgttaattagagcCAGATATAGGTCGGTCAATTTTTCTACTTTGACTCCTAAGTTTACTTAagttacttacttacttaagtttttttttactgctcgacaCAAGGGATAACATAAAGGTAACATAAACAGTAGAAAGATTAGTGTTTGCAGTACagtactttaaaaatttatcagctgaCATGCCGATATGTCGATTTTTAActccagatcggcacaattttgttAATCGCCGGTCACGGTTCACTCTGACTGAGAGACACTTATTCACCAATTGGCTCGAGCTGTTGTCCGTCTGTACGTCCGGCtctcgccagctctagaggccaaacggtagagatagcgacttggaacgTAAGAGGGACCCCTATCTGTAAGTCGACCCATGGATCGTTCGACCCATGGaacggtcttggaatttccgacaaaactgaacctgTTTCAATCGggtttgaaccggtaatgaaacggttcataaccgataacttatttttattcgaaattcaattatattagtcctaacttattttgggcaatgttttgagtcaTTTAGAAAACAGTTCGAATCGTTTTTGAACCAGttttgaaccgataagtaatttttacctcgaaatcaattttattgcattaaaaattattttgtgggatttttcgagtgatttacaaatcggttaaaatctgttgagaatcggtaaaaagtaaatgatgcgaaagtactttttttattaggggttttTTGTTTCACTTATTAAAGTGCAGTtataaatactaaaatttcatttcgaTTCATGCCATAATAGGGcctgaaataattaatttagaaaattgaaaaaaatttcttttctcttcCGATCTAGAAGGAGATGTGGTACTTTATAAGTTTTCCAAAACGCACTCATTGGACATTTAGTACCGAAACTAGAAacataatttatgaaaaaaataacaccTTCCAGCTCGGGTAATGGAAGTCGAGGTCGGGGGGGGGGGCTTGAGATTCTTTTAGTCGAAAGCTCTAAGCTCCAGCTGCAATATACTAATATTTGTTGAGCTCAATCGATGCTATATAAGAGGGGCTGGGctgaactacagtagactctcgctaattccgctcttttaagatcgggctactttttaattcgggtagcagttaaatttgaaataagtttgttgtcatttttcaagttttattatgattatcaaatgaagcaaatatgctcaaatttgccatagtttgacttagttttgatgtgattatgcattattaagggattatcgtgatatttacaatatatttgAGTACGTAagctcaatatgtgtatgcagatgcaaaagtttgtcgcccgaatttccctctaattcggatgacatttcgatTTCAAATGCCCGAATTAGAGAGctactgtattaaaaaaaaaaacaaatagagaAAAGGGGGTATACAAAATGACAGAAGCTTGGGGATGAAGGGGCAATGCAccaatttgtaatttttaccGTTTTCACCTGATATGTTATCTTTGCCCTAGACCGCATAAAGTGTGAGCGTGATCCGGAGAACATGTGATTTTGTGAACTTAATAAATGACATTGTCAACCATCTCCACCTTTATTAGTAATGCTAGAAATGCCTTGATTAAAAGACATTGGAATTGgttacaaaatgtatttttgttatTAGAGATTTTTCTGTATCTGTAAAAGAAagctaactgtgttatcacacttgcacattaaaattttattatgattcacaataattgtcgctggtgagagtccaaatgtgtaatgtaaattgtgtgtttgaatcattttatattcaaaatttgatctacttgttgataaaaaggtagacttgccccgcaaaatttgatatgaattgatttatagaattaatgcgaaaaattaattcgattttctctttaatttttttaatgtgaaaaatatttatgctttaggtaaatttaaacttatttttacaggccaagtccacttctttatcaataaatagaaaaaccccaaatattaagtgactcaaagacacaaataacatattcggacgctcacaagtgacaattaatgtgaagcacattaaaattttaatgtgcaagtgtgacaaCGCCGTAAAAGGGAATACAGAATTGAAGAGGtttctaaaatgaaattttaaataatttggtgATTTGTTTAATCGTTTAATACTTTTACATTATTCTGGAAAGATactaaaaggattttttttaaaaagatgaagaagaatTTTATAGAGTACCATACGAATTATTCTTCCTGCCGGACATTTTATTGGTCTTCTTATCAAATCTAAAAAGGTGCTTGCTGCTCATCGTTCTTAAAAAGACCAAATTATTTACTACTATGTTCTTAACGAGTATTAGTGAGAGAACTATTCTGTGAAGCTACAATATCTACATTCgagataaattaaatttattttattacccttaaaatttttttatgtaaaaattctCTTTCCCGATGGAAATGCAAAAAGGCCTATTCAAAACTTCCATGATTTGGCGGGACCATTGATGTGGCCATAACCTCAAAACCTCATTAAagaagtttttgtttataattgtATTTATCTCTATTTGCTGCACAATTTAGGGCAAATATCGATGGATTGTAATTTTAAGGTTCCAAGAATATCTCCTGGACCTTCAAATCAAGGTGAATATATTTAGTTACACAGCGAAACTTCATAAAACTGGAACTCGAGACTTTGTTTACATTTCTCCTGGCAGCCGCAAGTGATGAAGATGGACAAAAAGATGTGGAGAATTCGgctaaaaagcaaaaaattgaggaaaatcctGTGATCGAGAATATGGATTCCTTCGACGACGTGGAATTTAGCTTCTGCCTTGACGATGGCAAGATTAATCCTGATGACTTTGTCAAATCAATGTGTGAGAAGGAATTTCACAGTGAATCGAACATGAATCATCTTCTGGAAGATACATTTTTTCCACTAGAACCAAACCGGGAGACATTTTTTGGATTGCCAATGAGGGTGAAGGATCTCTTGAGGGAGATTAAGGGAATTGATGAGCTGTATGACTGGCAAATTGAGTGTTTGAAGCTTCCGGCAATTGAGATGCGACAGAATTTGATTTATACTCTGCCCACAAGTAGTGGTAAGACTCTCGTGGCTGAAATTCTAATACTGAAGGAATTGATTTGTCATCAGCGAAATGTACTGTTTATTTTGCCGTACGTGGCTGtggtgaaagagaaaatttcttcCCTAGCTCCTTTTGCTGTTGCCCTGGATTTCCTGGTGGAGGAGTATGCCGGAAGGAATGGTGAGTGTCCTCCAAGGAAGCGACGGAAGAAGAGATCAGTCTATATAGCCACTATAGAGAAGAGTCTTTCGGTGATTAACAGCTTGATTGAGGCAGGGCGTTTAGAAGAGATTGGATTGGTAGTCATTGACGAATTGCACTTGATCGGGGAGAAGGGCAGAGGGGCAAGTTTGGAGACTGCAATCACAAAGATCAAGTTCAAGGGTTTGAATATTCAGTTTGTGGGTATGAGTGCAACAATTGGGAATATCATGGAGATTGAACAGTTCATGGAAGCAACTACTTTTGCCGGAAACTTCCGTCCTGTGAAGCTTACGGAGTATATCAAGTGTGAGAATGATATCTACGAGGTTAATCCCAGTAATTCGGAAATGTTTGTTCCCTATCGGGTAATTGAGAGTGACTATGatgagaaaaaattgcaaattgatcCTGATCACTTGGGACAGTTGGTGATGGAGGTTTCTCCGCAGGATGGAGTACTGATTTTCTGCCCAACCCgtcaaaattgtgaaaatgtcGCTCGTCTCCTGGCTAATGTGCTGTCTGAGGATTTCCTTCAGCATCGTAAGGCTGAAAAAATGAGCCTCTTGGAGAATATGATGAAGTTTTTTGAGTATGTTTGTCCAATTCTGAGAAAAACCATTCCATACGGAATAGCTTATCATCATTCGGGACTTGTGGCTGAGGAGAGACGTTTTCTGGAGGAGGCTTTTCTCGATGGGACTCTGTGTGTGATCTGCTGTACTTCCACCTTGGCCGTTGGAGTCAATCTTCCAGCTAAGCGAGTTATTCTCCGATCGCCTTACATTGGCAGAGAATTCATCACGAAGAGTCGATACAAGCAGATGGTTGGACGTGCTGGACGTGTAGGGATGGGAACAGCCTATGGTGATAGTATTATAATTCTCAGGAGTCGCGATAAACCCCTCGCTCatgatctctttcactctccaATGGACACTGCCAAGACGTCAATGCATCTTTGTGAATTCCGAGGACTCAGCAATCTAATCCTCAGTGCAATCAGCCTGGGTATGGCCACAACTTATCGCCAGCTCGTCAAACTAGCCTCAATGACTCTCCTAGCTGTCCAGGCGGAGGAACTGTCCGTGGTTTTGCGTACGGAAGTGGAGGGCATTGTAAAGAAATTCTACAAAATGAACGCCCTCTGGATCAAACAAGAATCCGTCCCTCTGGATTGTACCATCAAAATCCTAACCACGCAGAGCAGTCAGGTGCGCAATTCTCCATCCATGAAGAAGCAAATTGTGATTAAGAGCAATTCGGAGCTAGAGATCAGCAATGTAGGTAAAGCAGCTGTGGCTGCTTGCATTGACCTGGACGAGGCTGAAAAATTGTACGGAGAACTGAAGAAGGTTCAGTTGGGCCTGGTCCTAGTAGACTATCTCCATTTGCTCTACATAGTAACTCCAACTGATGTGGACTTAAAAATGGACCCGATGATCCTCTGCGATGAGGTAAGTCTTCATGGGATTTTTCTTTACAGTCATTGGTGAATGGGGACCTTAGAGACAATAATTTATCATCGAATAAtatcgtacactgagaaaaaaaaacgggggtgcgattaactttttctgcttataactttaacacttttcaagtgtaaaaatatatcaacattttttaatggtaattttacacctttttaagggtaaaattaacatgagaaagagtaactttaacccctaatgcatctaaaaatcataatatttacaccgatttcggatcaatactgcagggtaaaataaacatttctggaatgttattttaactttttcggatttctctctcagtgtatgaagtaatttaaaagtagaatttaaagattttattgcTAAAACTCATCAGAGAAATCTTTAGTTGCGAAAAAAGGCGGTGGCAAAGTATCCGAGGACTTGCGAGGGTTTTTTTTGAGTGCATTATCAATtcaatattgattttaaatttgtctGTAAGTATATCATCGTAAAGCCATCTTGAAGTTAAAAATTGATCTAAAAAAGagtgttttaaaaaataattaagatttaatttaattttagtaaattgtGCCGATTGTAACCGATACAGTCGGGTTtggaatttcaaaacctttcaaataaatccaaagTTGACCAAATCCAATTAAAAGTATAGGAAGTATAGTCTCTTAAGacctttaaccttgaataattcaaaatggcgatttaaCCGGTTAAAGGTATCTATATAGACGacatggacgaaatgttcagtaCGACTAActataaaacatatctaaaaatgaacaaaattgtctaggtcaattttgagataagtcaaaAAATTATGTTGAAGGGTATGGAAGGGATAATGGGTAATTTGGATAATttagttcgctagagaataTTGATTTGTgtggggggggggtcatcgaaaaccagaagtcaatatctcttaccatttgggaGGCAGGATGGCGAGAagttaaataaaactgaattgtataataataataataataataataatactagtGATTTCAagaacggttaaccggtttcgaaaaaccggttaaccgccctattttggagacggttttaaaaccggtttttagcgatgaaaccggtttaactctttcgcgtctttagggtcatatatgacccggggaaaaaagtttctttttggctatttacattaattgaaatctaactggagtcttgagaaaatgagccaagaatcttacatccttctattatgatgtcgagcacgaacagatagatttcaattaatgtaaatacccaaaaaaacttttttccccgagtcatgacattaccctaaagacgcgaaagagttaaaaccgtccccttccaaaaattttaaaatttctcttaagatttagtttatttcttgaaaatcaagatacactgcaaaatattttct encodes the following:
- the LOC129805493 gene encoding helicase POLQ-like isoform X2, whose amino-acid sequence is MDCNFKVPRISPGPSNQAASDEDGQKDVENSAKKQKIEENPVIENMDSFDDVEFSFCLDDGKINPDDFVKSMCEKEFHSESNMNHLLEDTFFPLEPNRETFFGLPMRVKDLLREIKGIDELYDWQIECLKLPAIEMRQNLIYTLPTSSGKTLVAEILILKELICHQRNVLFILPYVAVVKEKISSLAPFAVALDFLVEEYAGRNGECPPRKRRKKRSVYIATIEKSLSVINSLIEAGRLEEIGLVVIDELHLIGEKGRGASLETAITKIKFKGLNIQFVGMSATIGNIMEIEQFMEATTFAGNFRPVKLTEYIKCENDIYEVNPSNSEMFVPYRVIESDYDEKKLQIDPDHLGQLVMEVSPQDGVLIFCPTRQNCENVARLLANVLSEDFLQHRKAEKMSLLENMMKFFEYVCPILRKTIPYGIAYHHSGLVAEERRFLEEAFLDGTLCVICCTSTLAVGVNLPAKRVILRSPYIGREFITKSRYKQMVGRAGRVGMGTAYGDSIIILRSRDKPLAHDLFHSPMDTAKTSMHLCEFRGLSNLILSAISLGMATTYRQLVKLASMTLLAVQAEELSVVLRTEVEGIVKKFYKMNALWIKQESVPLDCTIKILTTQSSQVRNSPSMKKQIVIKSNSELEISNVGKAAVAACIDLDEAEKLYGELKKVQLGLVLVDYLHLLYIVTPTDVDLKMDPMILCDEYLKLSPDQLHTAHTLGINEGLIMGIRCGKKFSQEKMRIVNRFYVTLIIQALWNLEETYRVALRFKVNRGLVQSLMGQTASNAGCITRFCEHMSEFWALASILSVVVEKLRHCCSPELIPLMELPSVQLVRAKQLYAAGFKTIELIAQAKPKDLVQNIYHMSFKTAREIISAATLYNLLESNAVGEVRQFTTRFGWS
- the LOC129805493 gene encoding helicase POLQ-like isoform X1, giving the protein MDCNFKVPRISPGPSNQAASDEDGQKDVENSAKKQKIEENPVIENMDSFDDVEFSFCLDDGKINPDDFVKSMCEKEFHSESNMNHLLEDTFFPLEPNRETFFGLPMRVKDLLREIKGIDELYDWQIECLKLPAIEMRQNLIYTLPTSSGKTLVAEILILKELICHQRNVLFILPYVAVVKEKISSLAPFAVALDFLVEEYAGRNGECPPRKRRKKRSVYIATIEKSLSVINSLIEAGRLEEIGLVVIDELHLIGEKGRGASLETAITKIKFKGLNIQFVGMSATIGNIMEIEQFMEATTFAGNFRPVKLTEYIKCENDIYEVNPSNSEMFVPYRVIESDYDEKKLQIDPDHLGQLVMEVSPQDGVLIFCPTRQNCENVARLLANVLSEDFLQHRKAEKMSLLENMMKFFEYVCPILRKTIPYGIAYHHSGLVAEERRFLEEAFLDGTLCVICCTSTLAVGVNLPAKRVILRSPYIGREFITKSRYKQMVGRAGRVGMGTAYGDSIIILRSRDKPLAHDLFHSPMDTAKTSMHLCEFRGLSNLILSAISLGMATTYRQLVKLASMTLLAVQAEELSVVLRTEVEGIVKKFYKMNALWIKQESVPLDCTIKILTTQSSQVRNSPSMKKQIVIKSNSELEISNVGKAAVAACIDLDEAEKLYGELKKVQLGLVLVDYLHLLYIVTPTDVDLKMDPMILCDEYLKLSPDQLHTAHTLGINEGLIMGIRCGKKFSQEKMRIVNRFYVTLIIQALWNLEETYRVALRFKVNRGLVQSLMGQTASNAGCITRFCEHMSEFWALASILSVVVEKLRHCCSPELIPLMELPSVQLVRAKQLYAAGFKTIELIAQAKPKDLVQNIYHMSFKTAREIISAATVMLLERYDNLQHDLDGLKTVLYDK